One window from the genome of Dyadobacter sp. CECT 9275 encodes:
- a CDS encoding phytanoyl-CoA dioxygenase family protein: MTKTSITTDQIEQYNRDGFLAIRGFFSPEEVSKLYRIAVEDNVASKNAINVNDSSGKRSRLSLWYKPGDDVYGLLARSETLVDAIDRLMYKDTGATDGQDVCHYHSKLMQKEPHVGGAWEWHQDYGYWYKNEFLFPDQMMSVMVGITDANKENGCLQVIRGSHRMGRVEHGFSGEQVGASQRFVDLALQTMELVYVTLTAGDILFFHSNILHRSEANLSVKPRWSLISCYSRTSNISHNPSTSTVLEPIVSVPDHALLEWNAEGLPDNGADFLSKEADVSLK, encoded by the coding sequence ATGACAAAAACATCTATCACTACCGATCAGATTGAACAGTACAACCGGGATGGCTTCCTGGCCATCAGGGGATTTTTCAGCCCGGAAGAAGTATCCAAATTGTATCGGATAGCTGTTGAAGACAACGTGGCCAGTAAAAATGCCATCAATGTCAATGACAGTTCGGGGAAACGCAGCAGGCTGTCTCTGTGGTACAAACCTGGCGACGATGTGTATGGACTGCTTGCCAGAAGCGAAACGCTGGTTGATGCAATTGATCGGCTTATGTATAAGGATACCGGAGCAACGGACGGGCAGGATGTCTGCCATTACCACTCCAAGCTCATGCAGAAAGAACCACACGTGGGCGGTGCCTGGGAATGGCATCAGGATTACGGATACTGGTACAAAAATGAATTCCTTTTTCCCGACCAGATGATGTCCGTCATGGTGGGTATAACGGATGCAAATAAAGAAAACGGCTGCCTGCAGGTAATCCGGGGTTCGCACAGGATGGGACGCGTTGAGCACGGCTTCTCAGGCGAACAAGTGGGGGCATCCCAACGTTTCGTGGACCTTGCTTTGCAAACCATGGAGCTGGTATATGTAACACTTACGGCAGGTGATATCCTGTTTTTCCATAGCAATATCCTGCACCGTTCGGAAGCCAATTTATCAGTTAAACCACGATGGTCGCTGATATCCTGTTACAGCCGTACCTCCAACATTTCGCACAATCCATCTACCTCAACTGTTCTGGAGCCCATTGTCTCGGTTCCGGATCATGCATTGCTGGAATGGAACGCAGAAGGCTTGCCTGACAACGGGGCCGATTTCCTGAGCAAGGAGGCGGACGTATCCCTGAAATAG
- a CDS encoding alpha-galactosidase, giving the protein MIGSFALLLLAGILQVYGQNQNLHNISIEKNVITIQSGSLQRVIRISKSDIMTESIKVNNKPITSVGSVELALSFHQATPNQAPEGITDTARYEISQEARKANATDVLKILKGGEEVKQNVSWAKICDLKSADWSKVFSHVSSTVSEPAKGTKRLNIRVRSVENNPLNNVSVNLFYEVYQGHPAIRKWVEINNNSGQWLKIDGLTLDGAVLSEAFAHLTKLTPSERGATSSIISFGNSDHSAGVIVGSEVPSALRLIGDKGATGYASEHFEWVIGPAEKFTSEPVFIYAYDQENVKTISAVSTALDRTVERSFKQYLYEVIGLKRTNMAAFVPQWCSWSNFSSYITHENITEMADIAAKAGFRSLLLDAGWAISDKPGAWATSSTVPDPKKFPDFTKTSSHITGKGLQLGLWVSCYRNPAMAADFKNVENAFSIPLIKREGGLAMSFASAWRHYYANDIAYLRDRYGATYFKQDLTNIKFGDIAKGHESRTQKESLLRGLRALLATMDEINASSPDIVMEITHEIYWGTPGVPCDLAALKHVYAYHIPPNDYSGAGKTSQRYSSSWSYKPDSLRAKLISGCFNARKQLYAHRGLPLHSIEYYAAATVNHKGSLTTEVQQRQICSWLMGSPSVFAGDLASLSDENIRTYKDGFSLLEGLDKKYAIYENFQFSGVPAPTDTDWHWWGKLNDQGYGAVVVLRGDSGSPTRKINIPWVQTDTRYNISLGFSKKSLGAFSGRDLRKGVLEIELGTFGQEIIVIEPVNK; this is encoded by the coding sequence ATGATAGGTTCATTCGCTTTATTATTGCTTGCGGGCATATTACAGGTATATGGCCAGAATCAGAATTTGCATAACATAAGCATAGAAAAAAATGTAATTACGATCCAATCCGGGAGCTTGCAAAGGGTGATCAGGATAAGTAAGTCTGACATCATGACCGAAAGTATCAAAGTCAACAACAAGCCGATCACTTCAGTAGGTTCAGTAGAACTGGCCCTGTCTTTTCATCAGGCCACACCCAACCAGGCTCCGGAAGGTATCACCGACACGGCACGGTATGAGATCAGCCAGGAAGCCAGGAAAGCCAATGCAACCGATGTACTCAAAATATTGAAAGGGGGAGAGGAAGTGAAGCAAAATGTCAGCTGGGCGAAAATATGTGATCTGAAATCCGCCGACTGGAGCAAAGTTTTCAGCCATGTAAGTTCTACCGTGAGCGAACCGGCCAAAGGTACCAAGCGGCTCAATATCCGCGTCAGGTCTGTTGAAAACAACCCACTGAACAATGTGTCTGTCAATTTGTTTTATGAAGTATATCAGGGACACCCGGCCATTCGTAAGTGGGTTGAGATCAATAACAACAGCGGACAGTGGCTTAAGATAGACGGCCTAACGCTGGACGGCGCAGTGCTGTCAGAAGCGTTCGCCCATCTCACTAAACTAACTCCTTCCGAAAGAGGAGCTACTTCCAGTATCATCAGCTTTGGCAATTCAGACCACTCGGCAGGTGTTATTGTGGGCAGTGAAGTACCCTCTGCACTGCGCCTTATCGGCGACAAGGGGGCGACAGGTTATGCCAGCGAACATTTTGAATGGGTGATTGGCCCCGCAGAAAAATTCACCTCCGAACCTGTATTCATATATGCCTATGACCAGGAAAACGTGAAAACCATATCAGCCGTATCCACCGCTTTAGACCGCACCGTTGAGCGTTCTTTTAAACAGTATCTGTACGAGGTGATCGGTCTCAAAAGAACCAATATGGCAGCATTTGTTCCTCAATGGTGCAGCTGGTCTAATTTTTCATCCTATATCACGCATGAAAACATAACCGAGATGGCGGATATTGCCGCAAAGGCGGGTTTCAGAAGCCTTTTACTGGATGCCGGATGGGCTATCAGTGACAAACCGGGCGCCTGGGCTACCTCAAGCACCGTTCCTGATCCCAAAAAATTTCCTGATTTCACAAAAACATCGTCCCACATAACCGGCAAAGGATTACAGCTGGGCCTGTGGGTATCCTGCTACCGGAATCCTGCCATGGCCGCCGATTTCAAAAATGTTGAAAATGCTTTCAGTATCCCCCTCATCAAAAGAGAAGGTGGACTGGCCATGAGCTTTGCAAGTGCTTGGAGGCATTATTATGCCAATGACATCGCCTACCTGCGCGACCGCTACGGGGCCACCTATTTCAAACAGGACCTGACCAACATCAAATTTGGTGACATTGCGAAAGGTCACGAAAGCCGTACACAAAAGGAATCACTTTTACGCGGTCTGAGAGCTTTGCTGGCAACCATGGACGAGATCAACGCTTCTTCGCCCGACATTGTAATGGAAATTACGCACGAAATCTACTGGGGTACTCCAGGGGTGCCCTGCGACCTGGCTGCACTGAAGCATGTGTATGCATACCATATTCCGCCCAATGATTATTCAGGAGCCGGAAAAACATCGCAGCGTTACAGTTCCTCCTGGAGCTACAAACCTGACAGCCTCAGAGCCAAGCTCATATCCGGATGTTTTAATGCACGAAAACAGTTATATGCACACAGAGGACTTCCGTTGCATTCCATCGAATATTATGCAGCTGCAACTGTTAATCACAAGGGAAGCCTCACTACTGAAGTCCAGCAGAGGCAGATATGCAGCTGGCTGATGGGCTCTCCTTCGGTTTTTGCTGGAGACCTGGCTTCGCTTTCGGATGAAAATATCCGCACCTACAAAGATGGCTTCAGTTTGTTAGAAGGGCTGGACAAGAAATATGCCATTTATGAAAATTTCCAATTCAGCGGGGTACCCGCTCCTACTGATACAGACTGGCACTGGTGGGGTAAGCTCAACGACCAGGGATATGGCGCGGTCGTCGTATTACGCGGTGACAGCGGCTCCCCGACACGGAAAATTAACATTCCATGGGTACAAACGGATACCCGTTACAATATCAGCCTTGGTTTCAGCAAAAAATCACTTGGTGCCTTTTCGGGACGTGACCTCCGAAAAGGTGTGCTGGAAATCGAACTCGGCACATTCGGCCAGGAAATCATTGTTATTGAACCAGTTAACAAATAA
- a CDS encoding M14 family metallopeptidase, whose product MTKSQKQLVNRRGFMGLAGLSVSSMALPSILKENITLKQAPSGKDTTDNYRTLREGNVFFDGNKVVVTAYKSMRFFKKEFSHHFAKMRIYRMECPDFKYGTDYGEYFPAQDYKKADLIFHGKMEPLLDCKFHFEDTTAKIGSTYSYWIGTDEGEPEGPLAVKVRDPEVWYKYEQVQEKVALLQKKYPAMVNASQIGLTTYKRPLMGLKVGHGKKCIAVVGAVHAGEAGPEIILYMLEKLLENHQDLLKKVSIVAIPSANPDMRDRLVRGNPWYLRRNPNLVDINRNFPANWDTVETTYGYSTDDPQGNTYRGLFSNSENETMAISSFMKKHKPKLLLSYHCLASIAGETLAASKDALQNQAFVDRSDNYARMFWEAQDYRDPKQEKVIYMCTAGSIPTWGYKELDMPAYDVEAPFDAADLAKCKLDQTDRELLRKYQEKHLKGMIALLKGVNAEKK is encoded by the coding sequence ATGACAAAATCACAAAAACAATTAGTTAACCGACGCGGATTTATGGGGCTGGCCGGTTTGTCGGTTTCTTCCATGGCGCTTCCGTCCATACTCAAAGAGAATATTACCCTTAAGCAAGCCCCCTCTGGCAAGGATACTACCGACAACTACCGGACTTTGAGGGAAGGTAATGTTTTTTTCGACGGTAATAAAGTGGTTGTCACGGCCTACAAATCCATGCGCTTTTTCAAAAAAGAGTTTAGCCATCATTTTGCCAAAATGCGCATTTATCGAATGGAATGCCCCGATTTTAAATACGGGACTGACTATGGCGAGTACTTCCCTGCACAAGATTATAAAAAGGCCGATCTCATTTTCCACGGCAAAATGGAGCCATTGCTTGACTGCAAATTTCATTTCGAGGATACCACCGCAAAGATAGGATCCACTTACAGCTACTGGATCGGTACTGACGAAGGAGAACCGGAAGGCCCTTTGGCCGTGAAGGTAAGAGATCCGGAGGTATGGTATAAATACGAACAGGTTCAGGAGAAGGTAGCGCTTCTTCAAAAAAAATACCCCGCGATGGTTAATGCCAGCCAGATCGGGCTGACCACCTACAAAAGGCCGCTAATGGGACTGAAAGTGGGCCATGGCAAAAAATGTATTGCGGTGGTGGGTGCGGTGCACGCCGGTGAAGCGGGCCCGGAAATCATCCTGTACATGCTCGAAAAGCTGCTGGAAAACCATCAGGACCTGCTGAAAAAAGTATCCATCGTTGCCATTCCCTCAGCAAACCCCGACATGCGTGACCGGCTGGTGCGCGGTAACCCCTGGTACCTCCGCCGAAACCCCAACCTGGTGGATATTAACCGAAACTTCCCCGCAAACTGGGACACCGTTGAAACCACCTATGGTTATTCAACCGATGATCCGCAGGGCAATACCTACCGCGGCCTGTTTTCCAACAGTGAAAACGAAACCATGGCTATCAGCAGTTTTATGAAAAAGCATAAACCAAAACTGCTGCTTTCCTATCACTGCCTGGCGAGCATTGCCGGAGAAACCCTGGCCGCTTCAAAAGACGCCCTTCAGAACCAGGCTTTTGTTGACAGAAGTGATAATTATGCCAGAATGTTTTGGGAAGCCCAGGATTACAGGGATCCAAAACAGGAGAAAGTCATTTACATGTGCACGGCGGGAAGTATCCCCACCTGGGGTTATAAAGAACTGGACATGCCCGCTTATGATGTTGAAGCGCCATTTGATGCGGCCGATCTTGCCAAATGCAAACTGGACCAGACCGACAGGGAACTCCTTAGAAAATATCAGGAAAAACATTTAAAAGGAATGATTGCCCTATTAAAAGGGGTGAACGCCGAAAAAAAATAG
- a CDS encoding SusC/RagA family TonB-linked outer membrane protein, translating into MPNLLFFSSSGIRKLFLLPILCLLAGPLLAQDLTINGKVFDSVENQPLPGVTIQIKNTAKGTVTDASGAFSVAVAKGQVLVFSYIGYEALSFTVDNNTAPEIRLNPQSNNLNEVAVVGYGTQKKVSLTGAVSSINATNLKNQVTKNVMDAIAGQIAGVQVTSATGIPGAPPVIRIRGTGSISAGNEPLYVVDGLPFQSGSDLNTINPNDIETMDVLKDASAQAIYGSRGSNGVVLITTKKGKVGQARIDFNYYTGFQNVPKLIDVLDRDGEIKYWKETSAAIWAASGGDPNVPNGSRVTSAGSKAFVNYLEAYDDPSSLPNTNWQKEVFRTAPTSNYQLSVRGGSEKIRYFLSGNYFSGDGVVKATDWKRYTARLNVDASPTSFFRVGMSLSPSYTKENRRWTDGSVSSPDNDVSVVMTTMVLPSSIAPKTADGLYDGTGGRLNIPYTTVGWAAANNPLQPLEDPNYKFVVEKSRITGITYAELEPVKGLVLRTDFGLDRVDGITNKYRPSTVSSYTNQVRVRYQPLASPITIFSSQENLADITLSWNNTLTWQKTFSNVHDINFMAGYTYQKGIYENSNLLGAAGSYQNDAVKYVSGAATINGSASKSQWTLLSYLSRLNYAYKEKYLLSASVRRDGSSRFGRNNKFALFPAASIGWRISEEAFLKNVSFLQELKLRVGYGKTGNFNIGNYTSIPQLGTDNYNFGSALAVGYAPISLSNDELSWETNKTIDAGMDIGLFRNRLNINFDFYRRVTDNLLYNLPIPSISGFTTAISNIGKVENKGFEISLNSVNIKSNGFTWTSNLNFSRNRNTALSLGKNNLPITSFSLGNYSMQRIEVGKPLSYFYGYKLGGIFRDQADVDAHPEMRLKNASGQLIGAPGDSKIVDLNGDGVITPDDRTEIGNPSPDFTYGISNHLSYKAFDLDVQLQGVQGNDVLFFNALYIGSNTLVWNQLTESVENRWKSPSEPGNGIYARAEGPTAALGNAETRADRFTKDASYLRIRNVTLGYNVPSSLLKRVHLNSLRIYSSVQNLHTFTKYMGYNPDVSVNGESVTLPGIDFGGYPLARTFTFGVNIGL; encoded by the coding sequence ATGCCCAACCTTCTATTTTTCTCCTCGAGTGGGATACGGAAGCTCTTTTTGCTTCCCATTCTCTGTCTGCTTGCCGGGCCCCTACTGGCCCAGGATTTAACCATCAATGGAAAGGTTTTTGATTCGGTTGAAAACCAGCCTTTGCCAGGTGTTACCATTCAGATCAAAAACACGGCAAAGGGAACCGTTACCGACGCCAGCGGCGCCTTTTCCGTGGCCGTTGCCAAAGGACAGGTTCTGGTATTTTCATACATCGGTTACGAAGCATTGTCATTTACGGTGGATAACAATACGGCTCCCGAAATCAGGCTCAATCCACAAAGTAATAACCTGAACGAAGTGGCGGTGGTAGGGTACGGTACGCAGAAAAAGGTATCCCTCACCGGTGCAGTATCCTCGATCAACGCAACCAATCTAAAAAATCAGGTTACGAAAAACGTGATGGATGCCATAGCCGGACAGATCGCCGGTGTACAGGTAACTTCTGCAACAGGAATTCCGGGAGCCCCTCCGGTCATCCGGATCAGAGGTACGGGGTCTATCAGTGCCGGAAACGAGCCCCTTTATGTTGTTGACGGCTTACCCTTTCAGTCGGGCAGCGACCTGAATACCATCAATCCAAACGATATCGAAACAATGGACGTTCTTAAGGATGCCTCTGCACAAGCCATTTACGGGTCGCGCGGGTCCAATGGTGTGGTACTCATCACAACGAAAAAAGGGAAAGTCGGCCAGGCCAGAATCGATTTTAACTATTACACAGGATTTCAGAATGTTCCCAAACTCATTGACGTCCTGGACCGCGACGGCGAAATCAAATATTGGAAAGAAACCAGTGCAGCCATCTGGGCGGCGTCCGGCGGTGACCCCAACGTACCCAACGGTTCCAGGGTGACATCAGCGGGTTCCAAAGCTTTTGTAAATTATCTTGAGGCTTATGATGATCCCTCAAGCCTTCCCAATACCAACTGGCAGAAAGAGGTATTCCGGACCGCCCCTACCTCCAACTACCAGCTGTCCGTACGGGGAGGATCCGAAAAAATAAGATACTTCCTTTCAGGAAATTACTTTTCCGGAGATGGCGTTGTGAAGGCTACAGACTGGAAAAGGTATACCGCCCGCTTAAATGTAGATGCTTCCCCAACCAGTTTTTTCCGCGTGGGAATGAGCCTTTCCCCTTCGTATACGAAAGAAAACCGCCGCTGGACCGACGGTTCGGTATCCAGCCCCGACAATGACGTATCTGTGGTGATGACCACCATGGTGCTGCCTTCCAGTATTGCACCAAAAACAGCAGATGGCCTGTATGACGGAACCGGAGGAAGGCTGAATATTCCCTATACCACGGTGGGATGGGCAGCAGCCAATAACCCCTTGCAGCCACTGGAAGACCCCAACTATAAATTTGTAGTAGAGAAATCAAGAATAACCGGCATCACTTATGCAGAACTGGAACCGGTAAAAGGCCTTGTGCTGAGGACCGACTTCGGTCTGGACAGGGTTGACGGGATCACCAATAAGTACCGTCCGTCCACGGTTTCCAGCTACACCAATCAGGTTCGGGTGAGATATCAGCCTCTGGCGTCTCCGATCACCATTTTTTCTTCACAGGAAAACCTTGCGGATATAACCCTGTCATGGAACAATACGCTGACCTGGCAAAAAACCTTTTCAAATGTGCATGACATCAATTTCATGGCCGGTTATACCTATCAAAAAGGAATTTACGAAAACTCAAACCTGCTGGGTGCCGCGGGATCATACCAGAACGATGCCGTTAAGTATGTATCTGGTGCGGCAACCATCAACGGATCTGCCAGCAAGTCGCAGTGGACGCTGTTGAGTTATCTAAGCCGCCTTAATTACGCATATAAAGAGAAATACCTGTTGTCTGCGAGTGTCAGACGGGATGGATCAAGCCGGTTTGGGAGGAACAACAAGTTTGCCCTCTTCCCGGCAGCGTCTATCGGATGGCGGATTTCCGAAGAGGCGTTTCTTAAAAATGTAAGCTTCCTGCAGGAGTTAAAACTTCGTGTAGGTTACGGTAAAACTGGGAACTTCAATATCGGGAATTACACCTCCATACCACAGTTAGGTACCGACAATTACAATTTCGGGAGTGCACTTGCCGTAGGGTACGCCCCTATTAGCCTTTCAAATGATGAATTGAGCTGGGAAACCAACAAAACCATTGATGCCGGTATGGACATCGGTTTATTCCGAAACAGGTTGAACATCAACTTTGACTTTTACCGCAGGGTGACGGACAACCTGCTGTATAACCTGCCGATTCCGTCCATTTCCGGATTTACCACGGCCATTTCCAACATCGGAAAAGTTGAAAACAAAGGATTTGAAATTTCCCTGAACTCGGTCAATATCAAATCAAACGGATTCACCTGGACCAGTAACCTGAATTTTTCAAGAAACCGGAATACCGCCTTGAGCCTTGGAAAGAATAATCTACCCATTACGTCCTTTTCGCTGGGCAATTACTCCATGCAACGCATTGAAGTGGGCAAACCCCTATCCTATTTTTACGGATATAAGCTGGGAGGAATTTTCAGAGATCAGGCAGATGTAGACGCTCATCCAGAAATGCGGCTCAAAAATGCTTCCGGACAGTTGATCGGGGCACCCGGCGACAGTAAAATCGTTGATCTTAACGGCGACGGAGTCATCACACCCGATGACCGTACCGAAATCGGAAACCCCAGTCCGGATTTCACTTACGGCATCAGCAACCATCTCAGCTATAAAGCTTTTGATCTGGACGTGCAGCTGCAGGGCGTTCAGGGGAATGACGTGTTGTTCTTCAATGCCCTGTACATTGGCTCTAATACCCTTGTATGGAATCAGCTGACCGAAAGTGTAGAGAACCGCTGGAAATCGCCCTCCGAACCCGGCAACGGAATTTACGCACGTGCCGAAGGTCCTACTGCCGCTTTGGGGAATGCAGAAACCCGTGCCGACAGGTTCACGAAGGATGCTTCCTACCTTCGCATCAGAAACGTAACCCTGGGCTACAATGTGCCTTCTTCTTTGTTGAAACGTGTGCATCTCAATTCCCTGCGTATCTATTCCAGCGTTCAGAACCTGCATACATTTACCAAATACATGGGCTACAACCCCGATGTAAGTGTAAACGGAGAAAGTGTTACGCTCCCCGGCATTGATTTTGGCGGTTATCCGCTTGCCCGCACCTTCACATTTGGCGTCAATATTGGACTATAA
- a CDS encoding RagB/SusD family nutrient uptake outer membrane protein, protein MKRYSYHLLLLLCLASCKEAVLDLVPISTPTTETFYKTSNDMLNALNAVYGSLRSNAAGLTEFFYGDMTTDDAQAVPGYPAHADFDNFMINPASTAPVSDRWNDAYKGISRANIILERIETVPMDATLKNRVIGETKFLRAYFYFNLVKVYGDVPLILKELTKPEEAYSYGREAAQTVYAQIEKDLTEAIGVLPVSYTGTDVGRVTSGAAKGMLARAMIYQQKFKEATPLLADIITKQSPAQYQLLSNYASVFQYNNGNNKEILFAIQYTPNSQAIGQGNTLTSTFGPIAGATVPLFGSNANQPTMDLYNAFAPGDSRRDASIAFAVLQGPMSYVNKFINRSIQLRAEDGTDYPILRYSDILLMYAECLNEEGNTALAIPYVNQVRERAFGNNTMNLQFTNPAVTATYVADKAALRDRIIQERRLEFCFEGLRFFDLARTNTLVPTLNSYFTNNNVKFNGKIIQIGANNKLFPVPQAQIDVNPTVLKQNPGYN, encoded by the coding sequence ATGAAAAGATACAGTTATCACCTGCTCCTTCTTTTATGCCTTGCGAGCTGTAAGGAAGCCGTCCTGGACCTGGTACCGATCAGTACCCCTACCACGGAAACATTTTATAAAACCAGCAATGATATGCTTAATGCGCTCAATGCGGTTTACGGTTCACTCAGAAGTAACGCCGCCGGGCTAACCGAATTTTTCTACGGAGATATGACCACGGATGATGCCCAGGCCGTTCCGGGTTACCCCGCTCATGCCGATTTTGATAATTTTATGATCAATCCTGCTTCCACAGCGCCCGTTAGTGACCGCTGGAACGACGCTTACAAAGGAATCAGCAGGGCTAACATTATCCTGGAAAGAATTGAAACCGTTCCGATGGACGCTACACTGAAAAACCGCGTCATAGGCGAAACCAAATTTCTGAGGGCCTATTTCTATTTTAACTTGGTGAAGGTATACGGAGATGTACCCCTCATCCTGAAAGAACTCACCAAACCTGAAGAAGCCTACAGCTATGGACGGGAAGCAGCACAAACAGTTTATGCTCAGATAGAAAAGGACCTGACCGAGGCCATTGGCGTATTGCCCGTTAGCTACACTGGTACCGACGTTGGCAGAGTAACCAGCGGAGCGGCAAAGGGTATGCTGGCCAGGGCAATGATCTATCAGCAAAAATTCAAAGAAGCAACGCCACTGCTGGCAGACATTATTACCAAACAAAGTCCCGCTCAGTATCAGCTCCTCAGTAACTATGCCAGTGTTTTCCAGTACAATAACGGTAACAATAAGGAAATCCTTTTCGCCATTCAGTATACACCAAACTCGCAGGCAATCGGGCAGGGAAATACGCTCACGTCTACGTTCGGGCCCATTGCCGGAGCCACCGTACCGCTGTTTGGTTCCAATGCCAACCAGCCAACCATGGACCTTTACAATGCCTTCGCCCCGGGAGATTCACGACGCGACGCTTCTATTGCTTTTGCCGTACTGCAGGGACCGATGTCGTACGTAAACAAATTCATCAACAGGAGTATTCAGCTGCGGGCGGAAGATGGCACCGACTACCCCATTCTGAGATATTCGGACATCCTGCTGATGTATGCCGAATGCCTCAATGAAGAAGGTAATACCGCACTTGCCATTCCCTACGTAAACCAGGTGAGGGAGCGGGCATTTGGAAATAATACCATGAACCTGCAGTTCACCAACCCTGCCGTAACAGCCACCTATGTGGCCGATAAGGCTGCTTTAAGGGACCGTATCATCCAGGAGCGTCGCCTTGAGTTTTGTTTTGAAGGACTTCGTTTCTTTGATCTGGCCCGTACCAATACGTTGGTCCCAACCTTAAATAGTTACTTTACCAACAATAACGTGAAGTTCAACGGGAAGATCATTCAGATCGGGGCTAACAACAAGCTCTTCCCTGTACCCCAGGCTCAGATCGACGTAAATCCCACCGTTCTGAAACAAAATCCGGGATACAACTAA
- a CDS encoding glycoside hydrolase family 28 protein, whose protein sequence is MINTDFFSRYPTAPSSTEDTTLNILQFGAVGDGKFLNTSVLQKAIDTCSRKGGGKLVVPKGDFLTGTLYLKSNVHLYLEEGGVILGSPFKKDYSMQTLVHADGQKNIMISGKGMINGNAQVNSTGEFRDTGNNDNRPPLFTLDLCSEVTIKDITFRQSLMWTAIFQQCEHVWIDGVKINENYFYNADGIDIIDCEDVLVENCDINTDDDGICLKSASLRGCRRVIARKNRVRSLCNAFKMGTGSVGGFRQVLIENNEVWQTVISGIALQIVDGGVMEDIVVRNMVMNGVGTPINIRLGERNRGPHGEAETQTGMIRNIHISNITATVNKAQKFNEPERQHHDYLPHTSSICGLPGYLIENVIIEDVKITVNGGFPVAQSEDILREIPENGKKYPENRMFGTLPAYGFYIRHAKDIQLKNISVTITQDDGRPAFVFDDVHNVRCSGLEGSGLKPTPLLSVKPGCRNVRIG, encoded by the coding sequence ATGATCAATACTGATTTCTTTTCCCGTTACCCTACCGCTCCGTCCTCTACGGAAGATACTACCCTGAACATACTCCAGTTCGGCGCTGTTGGAGACGGTAAATTCCTGAATACTTCGGTTCTTCAGAAGGCCATAGATACCTGTTCCCGCAAAGGTGGCGGCAAGCTGGTGGTACCCAAAGGTGATTTTCTGACAGGGACATTATATCTTAAGAGTAACGTGCATCTTTATCTGGAAGAAGGAGGCGTTATATTGGGCAGTCCGTTTAAAAAGGATTATTCCATGCAAACCCTGGTGCATGCGGACGGACAGAAGAACATCATGATATCCGGGAAGGGGATGATCAATGGCAATGCGCAGGTCAATAGCACCGGAGAATTCCGTGATACAGGTAATAACGACAACAGGCCCCCGCTGTTCACGCTCGATCTCTGTTCGGAAGTGACTATTAAGGACATCACATTCAGGCAGTCGTTGATGTGGACAGCCATATTCCAGCAATGCGAACATGTGTGGATAGACGGCGTAAAGATAAATGAAAACTATTTTTATAACGCGGATGGTATTGATATAATTGATTGTGAGGATGTTCTGGTTGAAAATTGTGATATCAATACTGACGATGACGGGATTTGTCTTAAAAGTGCCTCCTTACGGGGATGCAGGCGGGTAATTGCACGTAAAAACAGGGTAAGGTCACTGTGTAATGCTTTTAAAATGGGTACAGGATCGGTTGGCGGGTTCAGGCAGGTACTGATCGAGAACAATGAGGTGTGGCAGACGGTTATATCCGGGATCGCCCTGCAGATCGTTGACGGTGGTGTGATGGAGGATATCGTGGTCAGGAATATGGTAATGAACGGCGTGGGCACTCCCATTAACATCCGGCTTGGCGAACGTAACCGTGGACCTCACGGTGAAGCAGAAACCCAGACGGGTATGATTCGAAACATACACATTTCCAACATCACAGCCACGGTAAACAAAGCCCAGAAATTTAATGAACCCGAACGGCAGCATCATGATTACCTGCCTCATACTTCGTCCATCTGCGGACTACCGGGTTATCTGATCGAAAATGTAATCATTGAAGATGTCAAAATTACAGTAAATGGCGGTTTTCCGGTTGCCCAAAGCGAAGATATTCTCCGCGAAATACCTGAGAATGGGAAAAAGTATCCCGAAAACAGAATGTTCGGAACGTTACCGGCGTATGGATTTTATATCCGCCATGCAAAGGATATTCAGCTGAAAAACATTTCGGTTACAATTACCCAGGACGATGGTCGTCCGGCATTTGTATTTGATGATGTGCACAATGTCAGGTGCTCCGGATTAGAAGGCAGCGGGCTTAAACCCACTCCGCTGCTTTCTGTTAAGCCAGGCTGCAGAAACGTAAGGATCGGCTAA